From a single Streptomyces sp. NBC_00377 genomic region:
- a CDS encoding thiamine pyrophosphate-dependent dehydrogenase E1 component subunit alpha: MAQRASTASKKSPQVNTELSPLVVRDLHERMVRIRLFETEAGKLMEAGRLPGFLHLYVGQEAVAAGVMTALRDDDQITSTHRGHGHAVAKGVGFRAMYSELYGRVTGACLGRGGSMHINDLTRGMLGANGIVGAGVPIAVGAAFAARYKGEDSVAVTFFGDGATNIGAWHEGANMAAILGLPVVFVCENNGYAEFTPQSGHMLLTDVADRAAAYGMPSVIVDGMDAVAVHRAAAEAVERARSGAGPMMIEAKTYRFFDHQGVKGLRHPYRSDEEVAEWKTRDPIDLIEARAVADGTATRAELDDVWQRTRDEIAEAIAYAEASPLPDPADLLLNVYSG; the protein is encoded by the coding sequence ATGGCTCAACGAGCGTCGACGGCGTCGAAGAAATCCCCGCAGGTCAACACGGAACTCAGCCCACTGGTCGTCAGGGACCTGCACGAGCGTATGGTGCGCATCCGGCTGTTCGAGACCGAGGCGGGCAAGCTCATGGAGGCGGGCAGACTGCCCGGCTTCCTGCACCTGTATGTCGGCCAGGAAGCCGTCGCCGCCGGCGTCATGACGGCCCTGCGCGACGACGACCAGATCACCTCCACCCACCGCGGCCACGGGCATGCCGTGGCCAAGGGCGTGGGCTTTCGCGCGATGTACTCCGAGCTGTACGGCCGGGTCACCGGAGCCTGCCTCGGTCGCGGCGGCAGCATGCACATCAACGACCTCACCCGCGGCATGCTCGGCGCCAACGGCATCGTCGGAGCCGGTGTCCCGATCGCCGTGGGCGCCGCCTTCGCCGCCCGGTACAAGGGCGAGGACAGCGTCGCGGTGACCTTCTTCGGCGACGGCGCCACCAACATCGGCGCCTGGCACGAAGGCGCCAACATGGCCGCGATCCTGGGCCTGCCCGTCGTCTTCGTCTGCGAGAACAACGGCTACGCCGAGTTCACCCCGCAGTCCGGGCACATGCTGCTCACCGACGTCGCCGACCGGGCGGCCGCCTACGGCATGCCCAGCGTGATCGTCGACGGCATGGACGCCGTGGCCGTCCACCGGGCCGCCGCCGAGGCCGTCGAACGGGCCCGGTCCGGCGCGGGCCCGATGATGATCGAGGCCAAGACCTACCGCTTCTTCGACCACCAGGGCGTCAAGGGTCTGCGACACCCCTACCGCTCGGACGAGGAGGTCGCCGAGTGGAAGACCCGCGACCCCATCGACCTGATCGAGGCCCGCGCGGTCGCCGACGGCACCGCGACCCGCGCGGAGCTGGACGACGTATGGCAGCGCACCCGCGACGAGATCGCCGAGGCCATCGCGTACGCCGAGGCGAGCCCGCTGCCCGACCCCGCCGACCTGCTGCTCAACGTCTATTCAGGATGA
- a CDS encoding VOC family protein, producing the protein MTRPFEVGVVVRDLEPMERFYCGALGCRAEHRSRVPESVGGPAGLGGELDVVWLRVPSGGCVKLILPRSDQVSVPAPASAVPSPAGRPGLSYLTFHLDDVDPVVAALAAAGARPLSDPVVVLARGRRISFWADPEGNVVELVDARGGNPGPGHSN; encoded by the coding sequence ATGACGCGGCCGTTCGAGGTCGGCGTGGTGGTGCGGGACCTGGAGCCGATGGAGCGCTTCTACTGCGGCGCCCTCGGCTGTCGCGCCGAGCACCGCTCGCGCGTGCCGGAGTCCGTCGGGGGCCCGGCCGGCCTCGGCGGCGAACTGGACGTCGTATGGCTGCGGGTGCCGTCCGGGGGGTGTGTCAAGCTGATCCTTCCCCGGTCGGACCAGGTGTCGGTCCCGGCGCCGGCGTCCGCGGTGCCCTCGCCCGCCGGGCGGCCGGGGCTGTCGTACCTCACCTTCCATCTCGACGACGTGGACCCGGTCGTGGCGGCGCTCGCGGCCGCCGGTGCCCGGCCGTTGTCGGACCCCGTGGTGGTCCTGGCGCGCGGTCGGCGGATCAGCTTCTGGGCGGATCCCGAGGGCAACGTCGTGGAGCTGGTGGACGCGCGGGGCGGCAACCCGGGTCCGGGGCATAGTAATTAG
- a CDS encoding aromatic ring-hydroxylating oxygenase subunit alpha, with protein sequence MVQTSSPEMRETGAERRSPVTAPATPSVTPTPEYASWISQDRSTDAASETMRREAAELVERVMAHYRGNTTHEAQDQWTEPVAHYLDADRWQRETDAVHRSVPLPLAMSCELPGPHTYKAIDVLGIPVLITRDRQGTVHAMINACRHRGARLLEAGCGVSKRLTCPYHSWSYDLAGELRGVYAEKTFGEVPREGRGLVRLPAGERAGIVFVSLDPAAEPDLDGWLGDLLPLLEGLRLAECHHYSTGELTSPNWKVTLDGYLETYHFASLHPKTVFETNLSNMMAHDTWGPHQRIAPALRPIARAVELPPDQRDPGDCVGPIYWLFPGLAIAGGWRQKIAVSLVLPRTATESVTQQIILLREPAVTEEERHAADRFGEWFHEVVRDEDYATTYGVQQGLKALDGTDFVFGRNEPGLQHFHRTIHQHLDSGATAAPGATR encoded by the coding sequence GTGGTCCAGACCAGTTCGCCGGAGATGCGGGAAACAGGCGCCGAGCGCAGGTCGCCGGTCACGGCCCCCGCCACTCCGTCCGTCACCCCGACCCCCGAGTACGCGTCCTGGATCAGCCAGGACCGGTCCACCGACGCGGCATCCGAGACGATGCGGCGGGAGGCGGCCGAGCTCGTCGAACGGGTGATGGCGCACTACCGCGGCAACACCACGCACGAGGCACAGGACCAGTGGACGGAACCCGTCGCCCACTACCTCGACGCCGACCGCTGGCAGCGTGAGACCGACGCCGTCCACCGGAGCGTCCCGCTGCCCCTCGCCATGTCCTGCGAGCTTCCCGGACCCCACACCTACAAGGCGATCGACGTACTCGGCATCCCGGTGCTGATCACCCGCGACCGCCAGGGCACCGTGCACGCGATGATCAACGCCTGCCGGCACCGGGGGGCCAGGCTCCTCGAAGCCGGCTGCGGAGTGTCGAAGCGGCTCACCTGCCCGTACCACTCCTGGTCCTACGACCTGGCCGGCGAACTGCGCGGTGTCTACGCCGAGAAGACCTTCGGCGAGGTCCCGCGCGAGGGCCGCGGACTCGTCCGGCTTCCGGCCGGAGAGCGCGCGGGGATCGTCTTCGTCTCGCTGGACCCGGCGGCCGAACCCGACCTGGACGGCTGGTTGGGCGACCTGCTGCCGCTGCTGGAGGGCCTGCGGCTGGCCGAGTGCCACCACTACTCCACCGGCGAGCTGACCAGTCCCAACTGGAAGGTCACCCTCGACGGGTATCTGGAGACGTACCACTTCGCCTCGCTGCACCCGAAGACGGTGTTCGAGACGAACCTCTCCAACATGATGGCCCACGACACCTGGGGCCCCCACCAGCGCATCGCACCGGCCCTGCGCCCCATCGCGCGGGCGGTCGAACTACCGCCGGACCAGCGCGACCCCGGCGACTGCGTCGGGCCCATCTACTGGCTCTTCCCGGGACTGGCGATCGCCGGCGGCTGGCGCCAGAAGATCGCCGTCTCCCTGGTGCTCCCCCGCACGGCGACTGAGTCGGTGACCCAGCAGATCATCCTGCTGCGCGAACCGGCGGTGACCGAGGAGGAGCGCCACGCCGCCGACCGGTTCGGCGAGTGGTTCCACGAGGTGGTCCGCGACGAGGACTACGCGACCACCTACGGAGTCCAGCAGGGCCTGAAGGCCCTCGACGGGACCGACTTCGTCTTCGGACGCAACGAGCCCGGGCTCCAGCACTTCCACCGCACCATCCACCAGCACCTGGACAGCGGCGCCACAGCGGCACCCGGAGCCACCAGGTGA
- a CDS encoding SDR family NAD(P)-dependent oxidoreductase: MSNQQHSRENTMVATGSLDGRVAVITGSTRSIGRAIAEALLADGATVVVSGRSEIKGKQAVEEMGGGDRVVFHPCDANSQEDIEGLADFAAERFGRLDIWVNNVGGSSGFAPIHLLSDEAWHDALNLNINGYFYGTRRALPKMLEGGWGRIINISSVEGKQANKPAISHYITNKHAIHGLTKATAFEYGTQGITCNAICPGAVDTDLMRAAGPAAAEAEGISYEEWLGRFAEHAATKQITTVEQVAAVASLLASDAGAGITGTLISVDGGTAQW; the protein is encoded by the coding sequence GTGAGCAACCAACAACACTCGCGGGAGAACACCATGGTGGCTACGGGCAGCCTCGACGGACGTGTCGCGGTGATCACGGGCAGCACGCGCAGCATCGGCCGCGCCATCGCCGAGGCCCTCCTCGCCGACGGCGCCACGGTCGTCGTCAGCGGCCGTTCCGAGATCAAGGGCAAGCAGGCCGTGGAGGAGATGGGCGGCGGCGACCGGGTCGTCTTCCACCCCTGCGACGCCAACAGCCAGGAGGACATCGAGGGCCTCGCCGACTTCGCCGCCGAGCGGTTCGGCAGACTCGACATCTGGGTCAACAACGTGGGCGGCAGCTCCGGCTTCGCCCCGATCCACCTGCTCAGCGACGAGGCCTGGCACGACGCGCTCAACCTGAACATCAACGGCTACTTCTACGGCACCCGCCGGGCGCTGCCGAAGATGCTGGAAGGCGGCTGGGGCCGCATCATCAACATCTCGTCCGTAGAGGGCAAGCAGGCCAACAAGCCCGCGATCAGCCACTACATCACCAACAAGCACGCCATCCACGGCCTGACCAAGGCGACCGCCTTCGAGTACGGCACCCAGGGCATCACCTGCAACGCCATCTGCCCCGGCGCCGTCGACACCGACCTCATGCGGGCCGCGGGCCCCGCCGCGGCGGAGGCCGAGGGCATCAGTTACGAGGAATGGCTGGGCCGGTTCGCCGAGCACGCCGCCACCAAGCAGATCACCACCGTGGAGCAGGTCGCGGCGGTCGCCTCGCTGCTCGCGAGTGACGCCGGGGCGGGTATCACCGGCACGCTGATCAGCGTCGACGGTGGAACGGCACAGTGGTAG
- a CDS encoding PEP-utilizing enzyme has product MKSWITDWQRSERLPHYTRANAGETLPDPASPLGWTLVWGRGLRGWRDGFVGFGIYRDEEVAGPRPPFVGMFGGHFYLNLSHMRLFGIRMGQTADQIDAAFVGQRSDTPVYVAHPDDQDEELTGKAGATLQRMLGQAGFPEADADRDRLRALRRSRPDLTQLSDAELVAHARSLLDEVETTFRRHVESSLPASVGPAILGPLCAGLDRPGAMLDLIGGLGDVDSASPSTGLWTLSRQVAASPELTALFDRGTAAVEQALDAATGDLKAFRDSFEEFLAESGDRGPNEWDIHALSWEAAPVQVLALVDRIRHSADDDSPAARRRRLTDGRERTAREIRAALPEETQPLFDAGMHASQVWIPARERTKANCVTVVNEIRMAVRELGRRGVEAGIFARPEDVMMLLDTELDDYVAAPESFGPVIAQRLDEYAGLHELEPPFFVADDTQTEIDTWPRRAEERTPAAVEGDVLGGVGGSHGTYKGTVRVVTDPASCEALEPGEVLVAPITDAAWTPLFLVAGAAVVDVGALNSHAVVVCRELGIPAVISVEGGTRRLRDGMVITVDGERGTVTVDSVPASPGS; this is encoded by the coding sequence ATGAAGAGCTGGATCACGGACTGGCAGCGCAGTGAGCGCCTGCCGCACTACACCCGCGCCAACGCGGGCGAGACCCTGCCGGACCCGGCCAGCCCGCTGGGCTGGACCCTGGTCTGGGGGCGGGGCCTGCGGGGCTGGCGGGACGGCTTCGTCGGCTTCGGCATCTACCGCGACGAGGAGGTGGCCGGCCCCCGGCCGCCGTTCGTCGGCATGTTCGGCGGCCACTTCTACCTCAACCTGTCCCACATGCGCCTGTTCGGCATCCGGATGGGCCAGACAGCGGACCAGATCGACGCGGCCTTCGTCGGCCAGCGCTCGGACACGCCCGTGTACGTGGCGCACCCGGACGACCAGGACGAGGAACTGACCGGCAAGGCGGGCGCGACGCTTCAGCGGATGCTCGGCCAGGCCGGCTTCCCGGAAGCCGACGCCGACCGGGACAGGCTGCGCGCCCTGCGCCGCTCGCGCCCCGACCTGACGCAGCTCTCCGACGCCGAACTGGTGGCGCACGCGCGGTCGTTGCTGGACGAGGTGGAGACGACCTTCCGGCGGCACGTCGAGTCGTCGCTGCCCGCCTCCGTCGGACCGGCGATCCTCGGCCCGCTGTGCGCGGGCCTGGACCGTCCCGGCGCCATGCTCGACCTCATCGGCGGTCTCGGCGACGTCGACTCCGCCTCCCCCTCGACCGGCCTGTGGACGCTGTCCCGCCAGGTGGCGGCCTCGCCCGAGCTGACCGCGCTGTTCGACCGGGGTACGGCCGCGGTGGAGCAGGCGCTCGACGCCGCGACCGGGGACCTGAAGGCGTTCCGGGACTCCTTCGAGGAGTTCCTGGCGGAGTCCGGCGACCGCGGCCCCAACGAGTGGGACATCCACGCGCTGTCCTGGGAGGCGGCACCCGTCCAGGTCCTGGCCCTGGTCGACCGGATCCGGCACAGCGCCGACGACGACTCCCCGGCCGCCCGCCGCAGGCGGCTGACCGACGGCCGTGAGCGGACGGCGCGCGAGATCCGGGCCGCGCTGCCCGAGGAGACGCAGCCCCTGTTCGACGCCGGTATGCACGCCTCCCAGGTGTGGATCCCGGCCCGCGAGCGCACCAAGGCGAACTGCGTCACCGTCGTCAACGAGATCCGCATGGCCGTACGGGAACTCGGCCGCCGGGGCGTCGAGGCGGGGATCTTCGCCCGGCCCGAGGACGTGATGATGCTCCTGGACACCGAACTCGACGACTATGTCGCCGCCCCGGAGTCCTTCGGTCCCGTCATCGCGCAGCGGCTCGACGAGTACGCGGGCCTGCACGAGCTGGAGCCGCCGTTCTTCGTCGCCGACGACACGCAGACCGAGATCGACACCTGGCCGCGACGCGCCGAGGAGCGGACCCCCGCGGCCGTCGAGGGCGATGTGCTCGGCGGTGTGGGCGGCAGCCACGGCACCTACAAAGGCACCGTGCGGGTGGTCACCGACCCGGCCTCGTGCGAGGCGCTCGAGCCCGGCGAGGTGCTGGTCGCGCCGATCACGGACGCGGCCTGGACCCCGCTGTTCCTCGTCGCCGGGGCGGCCGTCGTGGACGTGGGCGCGCTCAACAGCCACGCCGTCGTGGTCTGCCGGGAGCTGGGCATCCCGGCGGTGATCTCCGTCGAGGGGGGCACCCGACGGCTGCGGGACGGCATGGTCATCACGGTCGACGGGGAGCGCGGCACGGTCACCGTGGACAGCGTCCCCGCGTCGCCCGGCAGCTGA
- a CDS encoding putative quinol monooxygenase — translation MAPVAEEIIVAGWMDYEPGDRSTMLTALVELGRRTREEEPGCLDYAMTADPGDERRIRVFEHWTSQQALDEHFATPHIKDFRDAVAGLTRVGVSLTAHSVAASRPMR, via the coding sequence GTGGCTCCCGTGGCCGAGGAAATCATCGTCGCCGGCTGGATGGACTACGAACCCGGCGATCGCAGCACGATGCTCACCGCACTCGTCGAGCTGGGCCGGCGCACGCGGGAGGAAGAACCCGGCTGCCTGGACTACGCCATGACCGCCGACCCCGGCGACGAGCGGCGGATCCGGGTGTTCGAGCACTGGACCTCGCAGCAGGCCCTCGACGAGCACTTCGCCACCCCGCACATCAAGGACTTCCGGGACGCCGTGGCGGGGCTGACCCGGGTCGGGGTCTCCCTGACGGCCCATTCCGTCGCCGCGTCACGGCCCATGCGGTGA
- a CDS encoding NADP-dependent oxidoreductase has protein sequence MTPPRTTRVVCLVRRPDKEPMLSDFAVEDRPLPHLGAGQLLVRNLYMSVDPSMRGRLESTEKHYTHNFTPGSPLDGRALGVVEESRCASVPPGTYVRHQLGWRERAVLDAAATDGAGRIDPGLAPLPTWLGLLGQTGFTAYVGLTRIAEMRPGDTVLVSAAGGAVGTAAGQFARLLGAERVVGTAGGPDKCALLVKEFGYDAAADYRAGPVRDALALLAPDGVDVYFDNVGGEQLAAALHALRPGGRVALCGMMSQFGGDRRTVDINHLIQAVLKRLTLCGFIVRDHDDLRPEFERRVAGWLAEGRITARETVVDGLENAAGALLSLLGGGNVGKMLVRLDDSHR, from the coding sequence GTGACGCCGCCGCGTACGACCCGGGTGGTCTGTCTGGTGCGCCGGCCCGACAAGGAGCCGATGCTCAGTGACTTCGCCGTCGAGGACCGCCCGCTGCCGCACCTCGGGGCGGGACAACTGCTGGTGCGCAACCTGTACATGAGCGTCGACCCGTCCATGCGCGGGCGCCTGGAGAGCACCGAGAAGCACTACACGCACAACTTCACCCCGGGCTCGCCGCTCGACGGCCGCGCCCTCGGCGTCGTGGAGGAGAGCCGCTGTGCCTCGGTGCCGCCCGGCACGTACGTACGCCATCAGCTCGGCTGGCGTGAACGGGCCGTCCTGGACGCGGCGGCGACCGACGGCGCGGGCCGCATCGACCCCGGACTCGCCCCGCTGCCCACCTGGCTGGGGCTGCTCGGCCAGACCGGCTTCACCGCTTACGTGGGCCTGACCCGGATCGCGGAGATGCGTCCGGGCGACACCGTCCTCGTGTCCGCCGCGGGCGGCGCCGTCGGCACGGCCGCAGGCCAGTTCGCCCGTCTGCTGGGCGCCGAACGCGTCGTCGGCACGGCCGGCGGGCCGGACAAGTGCGCCCTGCTGGTGAAGGAGTTCGGCTACGACGCCGCCGCGGACTACCGCGCGGGGCCCGTCCGTGACGCGCTGGCCCTCCTGGCGCCCGACGGCGTCGACGTGTACTTCGACAACGTCGGCGGCGAACAGCTCGCCGCCGCGCTGCACGCGCTGCGCCCCGGTGGCCGGGTAGCCCTGTGCGGCATGATGTCGCAGTTCGGCGGCGACCGGCGGACCGTGGACATCAACCACCTGATCCAGGCGGTCCTCAAGCGGCTGACCCTGTGCGGTTTCATCGTCCGCGACCACGACGACCTGCGGCCGGAGTTCGAGCGGCGGGTCGCGGGCTGGCTCGCCGAGGGCCGGATCACCGCGCGCGAGACGGTGGTGGACGGCCTGGAGAACGCCGCGGGGGCGCTGCTGTCGCTGCTGGGCGGCGGCAACGTCGGCAAGATGCTGGTCCGGTTGGACGACTCCCACCGCTGA
- a CDS encoding transposase — translation MPKQVIHPLTGHVYRLTEDGLVEVTDPATGAQGVFDFQARWQSGELRHADLQMAGWVGRLAQRRTPPQPER, via the coding sequence ATGCCCAAGCAAGTGATCCACCCGCTGACCGGGCATGTGTACCGGCTCACCGAGGACGGACTGGTCGAGGTGACCGACCCCGCGACCGGGGCACAGGGCGTCTTCGACTTCCAGGCCCGGTGGCAGTCGGGCGAGCTGCGCCACGCCGACCTCCAGATGGCCGGCTGGGTCGGCCGACTCGCCCAGCGGCGTACGCCGCCGCAGCCGGAGCGCTGA
- a CDS encoding 2Fe-2S iron-sulfur cluster binding domain-containing protein → MDGQVTHRVAVRPLGEELEVLDGEDLFSAARRLGYRWPTICDGKGTCRTCFVRVEEGAENCSPVGPLEREGIEALRRPVDGLTRLACRLRVEGPVTVTKRGVRRRVQE, encoded by the coding sequence GTGGATGGACAAGTGACCCACCGGGTGGCGGTCAGGCCCCTGGGCGAGGAGCTCGAAGTCCTCGACGGCGAGGACCTGTTCAGCGCCGCCCGGCGGCTCGGCTACCGCTGGCCCACGATCTGCGACGGCAAGGGCACCTGCCGCACCTGCTTCGTCCGGGTGGAGGAGGGCGCCGAGAACTGTTCCCCGGTGGGCCCGCTGGAACGCGAGGGCATCGAGGCCCTGCGCAGGCCGGTGGACGGCCTGACCCGGCTCGCCTGCCGGCTCCGGGTCGAGGGCCCGGTGACCGTGACCAAACGCGGCGTGCGCCGCCGAGTGCAGGAGTGA
- a CDS encoding aromatic ring-hydroxylating oxygenase subunit alpha: MMDETSEPATARCPGPSVQDYLDQDSRPVPPALRFERNDHLGSEDIDTARFTSREWAEREMRQVWRRVWQFACLESEIPEVGDHEVYEIGDDSLIVVRTAPEEIRAFVNVCLHRGRKLRTGGGNVSEFRCSFHGFAWNLDGTMRTPPCAWDFPHVTPEKFALPEARVATWRGFVFINMDPCAESFDSYRGTFDDYYIWPLENRYKSLHIGKVLPCNWKIAQDAFIESFHVIATHPQMLPWLADANSQYDVMADQPNWSRMINIQGAPSPHVADSITEEDVLETFYDSRAFYAAAEGRDLVIQEGDELPAIPPGGTARQVLAERMRAQLAATSTQDFSGTPDTELLDAINYLLFPNFNPWGGAKSNIIYRFRPNGLDPDSCTAEIIFMSSPKQPGETPPPAKIRWVPQDMLFADIPELGVLGPVFDQDCENLPYVQQGLKAMRKPGITLANYQESRIRHFNRTLDRWMDK; this comes from the coding sequence ATGATGGACGAAACATCGGAGCCGGCCACAGCGCGGTGCCCCGGGCCCAGCGTCCAGGACTACCTCGACCAGGACAGCCGCCCCGTTCCCCCCGCCCTGAGGTTCGAGCGGAACGACCACCTCGGCAGCGAGGACATCGACACCGCCCGCTTCACCTCCCGCGAGTGGGCCGAGCGCGAGATGCGGCAGGTCTGGCGGCGCGTCTGGCAGTTCGCCTGCCTGGAGAGCGAGATCCCCGAAGTCGGGGACCACGAGGTCTACGAGATCGGCGACGACTCCCTCATCGTCGTCCGCACGGCCCCCGAGGAGATCCGCGCCTTCGTCAACGTCTGCCTGCACCGCGGACGCAAACTGCGTACCGGCGGCGGCAACGTCAGCGAGTTCCGCTGCTCGTTCCACGGCTTCGCCTGGAACCTCGACGGCACGATGCGGACCCCGCCCTGCGCCTGGGACTTCCCGCACGTCACCCCGGAGAAGTTCGCCCTCCCCGAAGCCCGTGTGGCCACCTGGCGCGGCTTCGTCTTCATCAACATGGACCCCTGCGCCGAGTCCTTCGACAGCTACCGCGGCACCTTCGACGACTACTACATCTGGCCGCTGGAGAACCGCTACAAGTCGCTGCACATCGGCAAGGTGCTGCCCTGCAACTGGAAGATCGCCCAGGACGCGTTCATCGAGTCCTTCCACGTGATCGCCACGCACCCGCAGATGCTGCCGTGGCTGGCCGACGCCAACTCGCAGTACGACGTCATGGCGGACCAGCCGAACTGGAGCCGCATGATCAACATCCAGGGGGCGCCCAGCCCGCACGTGGCGGACTCGATCACCGAGGAGGACGTGCTGGAGACCTTCTACGACTCCCGTGCCTTCTACGCCGCGGCCGAAGGCCGTGACCTGGTGATCCAGGAGGGCGACGAACTGCCGGCGATTCCGCCCGGCGGCACGGCCCGGCAGGTCCTCGCCGAGCGGATGCGCGCACAGCTGGCGGCCACCTCGACACAGGACTTCTCCGGGACCCCGGACACCGAACTGCTCGACGCCATCAACTACTTGCTGTTCCCGAACTTCAATCCCTGGGGCGGAGCCAAGTCGAACATCATCTACCGGTTCCGGCCCAACGGCCTCGACCCCGACTCCTGCACCGCCGAGATCATCTTCATGTCGTCCCCCAAGCAGCCCGGCGAGACACCGCCCCCCGCGAAGATCCGGTGGGTGCCGCAGGACATGCTCTTCGCCGACATCCCCGAACTGGGCGTGCTCGGACCCGTCTTCGACCAGGACTGCGAGAACCTGCCCTACGTCCAGCAGGGCCTGAAGGCCATGCGCAAGCCGGGCATCACCCTGGCCAACTACCAGGAGAGCCGCATCCGTCACTTCAACCGGACACTCGACCGGTGGATGGACAAGTGA
- a CDS encoding substrate-binding domain-containing protein yields MSSRPGRAVRRALTSIVPVTALLALAACGTDTTPAADSAKAAASDSPGLIAARKAVEKYSEHPARIPVTTPVGKSIPGDKKIDFILCGVQSCQDLANFFTAGAEQLGWQVRQIATQGTPESVQAAYDQALRDKPDAVVSSGFPRAVYAKQLAQLKAAGIPVVQSNADDVVGDGISLLKNGPGDVAVQGEMLASWVVSDSGAQADTVYFDLPAYTILKPVKDSFAAKYKEWCAGCGLDSVDVPITSIGKDMPDRVVSYLRSHPKVTHVVFSLGLLNVGVPAALKTAGITGKHIAVNVGDGQNYQYIQSGLSDAAMALNSHEAAWLQVDALARQFTGQSMDVDQKAVLPNMLVTKDNLPKALGDFPLVEDYQAQFKALWGLN; encoded by the coding sequence ATGAGTTCAAGACCCGGACGCGCGGTCCGTCGCGCGCTCACCTCGATCGTCCCCGTCACCGCCCTGCTCGCCCTGGCGGCGTGCGGCACCGACACGACGCCGGCCGCCGACTCCGCCAAAGCGGCGGCCTCGGACTCCCCCGGCCTGATCGCGGCCCGCAAGGCCGTGGAGAAGTACTCCGAGCACCCGGCCCGGATCCCGGTCACCACGCCGGTGGGCAAGAGCATCCCCGGGGACAAGAAGATCGACTTCATCCTGTGCGGCGTGCAGTCGTGCCAGGACCTGGCCAACTTCTTCACCGCGGGAGCCGAGCAGCTCGGCTGGCAGGTCAGGCAGATCGCCACCCAGGGCACGCCGGAGTCCGTGCAGGCCGCCTACGACCAGGCGCTGCGCGACAAGCCGGACGCCGTCGTCAGCTCCGGATTCCCGCGCGCGGTGTACGCCAAGCAGCTGGCGCAGCTGAAGGCGGCCGGCATCCCGGTCGTCCAGTCGAACGCCGACGACGTGGTGGGCGACGGCATCTCCCTGCTGAAGAACGGGCCCGGGGACGTCGCCGTCCAGGGCGAGATGCTGGCCTCGTGGGTGGTGTCCGACAGCGGCGCCCAGGCCGACACCGTCTACTTCGACCTGCCCGCCTACACCATCCTCAAGCCCGTCAAGGACAGCTTCGCGGCCAAGTACAAGGAGTGGTGCGCCGGCTGCGGGCTGGACAGCGTCGACGTGCCGATCACCTCGATCGGCAAGGACATGCCGGACCGGGTGGTGTCGTACCTGCGCTCGCACCCGAAGGTGACCCACGTCGTCTTCTCCCTCGGCCTGCTCAACGTGGGCGTCCCGGCCGCACTGAAGACCGCCGGCATCACCGGCAAGCACATCGCCGTGAACGTGGGCGACGGGCAGAACTACCAGTACATCCAGAGCGGACTCAGCGACGCCGCGATGGCACTGAACTCGCACGAGGCCGCATGGCTCCAGGTCGACGCGCTGGCCCGCCAGTTCACCGGCCAGTCCATGGACGTGGACCAGAAGGCGGTGCTGCCCAACATGCTCGTCACCAAGGACAACCTCCCCAAGGCCCTCGGCGACTTCCCCCTCGTCGAGGACTACCAGGCGCAGTTCAAGGCGCTCTGGGGCCTGAACTGA